The window GCGCAACGCATCCAGGATTGAGATCCTCAGCGGGTGCGCCAGCGCCTTGAAGAAGTCGGCTTTGAAGTTGCTCAGTTGTTGTCTCATCGCGCTCCAACGTCCACATGTGCGCATTATTGCATCTGCAAATATTCCTATATCTATACCCTTTGTGCCCTCGTGTCAAGAGTGCAACGGCAGTCTTTGTCTTCGCGACTTCCAAAAGGATCACACTTTTGGGATACTGACGCGGACAACCATCAAGCAAAGGGGTGCGTATGAGCGAGTGGAAGGAACGACGGATCGCACGAACCTATCGACCAGGCGATGGGCGGGAGGCAAAACACAGCCTCCTCAGCGAGACGCTCCTGAGCCTGATACGGGAAGAGCCGCTGCGCGAGCGGACCGTTCTGGATGTCGGGTGCGGCAACGGGCGTTTGACCTTCGCCTTGGCGGAAGAGACCGGTCGGATCATTGGAATCGACTGGTCGGATCAGGCGATCGAGCAGGCGGCCGAGCGTGCGCGCGCCCAAGGCCTCAGCCGCGTCGCGTTTATCTGCTGCGACGCGGAGCGGATCGACTACGCCGAGCTGGGTCCGATCGATCTGGTGGTTGCCCATCTCTGTATGTCCGACGAGATCCTTCGACGGGCGGGCGCCGTCCTGGCGCCGGGCTGCTGTATCGCCTTTTCAACCCTTCATAAAGACCAATGGAAGGAAAGCGGCAGGAGTTCCCGATTCGCCTACGGCGAACAGGATGTCGAAACGGCGCTCGCAGCCGTAGGATTCGAACCCGTCTATCTTGGAAGCGAGCATCAAATACTGTCGTTTGCCGCGGCAGATGACGCCCTGGCCTACCTGGAGGAGTCGGGTCTCGTCAGTAAATGGAAAGCAGAAAGCCGCTGGGAGGGGTTTCTCGCGTATCTGGAGCGCGGCGGGAGAGAGTTGACGATCAGAGCGAGGGTGACGGTGAAAGCGCGCAGGCGATCAGCGCCTGCGTGATCTCCGCGTGTACATCGGGATCGGTCTCGCGAGTACGCGCGTCGTCGAGCGCCGCGCGCGCCTCGGTCGTGCCGATCCGTCCCAGGGCCCAGGCGGCATGGCTCCGGACCAACGGCTCCGGATCGGCCAGGAGTGGCGTCAGGGCCGGGACCGATTTCTCGGAGCCGTTGTTGCCGAGCGCCACGGCGACGTTTCGCAGAAAGCCCCGCCGCTTGGAACGCTTGATGGGGCTCCCCTTGAATCGCGATCGAAACTGTTCGTCGCCAAGCGCCAGAAGAGGGATCAGCTCCGGCGCATGCAGGCCCTCGCGAGGCTGAAACGCAGGCTCTTTCGAGGCCCCGATATTGATATTATACGGGCAGACCTCCTGACAGATGTCGCAGCCGAAGATGTGATCGCCGATCAACGGCCGCATCTCGGCCGGGATGCGCCCCTTCAACTCGATCGTCAGGTACGAGATGCAGCGACGGGCATCCAGTCGATACGGGCCGACAAAGGCATCGGTCGGACAGGCC is drawn from Candidatus Methylomirabilis lanthanidiphila and contains these coding sequences:
- the ubiG_2 gene encoding Ubiquinone biosynthesis O-methyltransferase: MSEWKERRIARTYRPGDGREAKHSLLSETLLSLIREEPLRERTVLDVGCGNGRLTFALAEETGRIIGIDWSDQAIEQAAERARAQGLSRVAFICCDAERIDYAELGPIDLVVAHLCMSDEILRRAGAVLAPGCCIAFSTLHKDQWKESGRSSRFAYGEQDVETALAAVGFEPVYLGSEHQILSFAAADDALAYLEESGLVSKWKAESRWEGFLAYLERGGRELTIRARVTVKARRRSAPA